From one Hydrogenispora ethanolica genomic stretch:
- a CDS encoding FliO/MopB family protein yields MGIVLLPTITLAGARDEAPPNFSGLQWIWALFSLVIVVIIAYWVTKTMAGKLGYAQAKHLKVAESLFLGPNRHLYLLLFEGKVLLVGSSEGGIQLLKELDDPGLYEELQKNTALAQPALAGKFPELFNSFQRVLTNATHQQEAGEEGQTPVNNTHQRLLDGLERIKRWKMRGKGRSE; encoded by the coding sequence ATGGGTATTGTCCTCCTTCCTACCATAACCTTAGCCGGAGCGAGAGATGAAGCTCCGCCCAATTTCAGCGGCTTACAGTGGATCTGGGCGCTCTTTTCATTAGTCATTGTAGTCATTATCGCGTACTGGGTTACGAAAACCATGGCCGGCAAGCTGGGATATGCTCAAGCGAAGCATCTAAAGGTGGCGGAGAGCCTGTTCTTAGGACCCAATCGCCATCTTTATCTTTTATTGTTTGAAGGCAAGGTTTTGTTGGTCGGCAGTTCCGAAGGCGGCATTCAGCTGCTGAAGGAGTTGGACGATCCCGGGTTGTACGAGGAACTCCAAAAGAACACCGCGCTGGCCCAGCCGGCACTGGCGGGCAAATTCCCCGAGTTATTCAATTCGTTCCAGCGGGTCTTAACGAATGCCACGCATCAGCAAGAAGCGGGTGAGGAGGGTCAGACCCCGGTAAACAATACCCATCAAAGATTGCTGGATGGCCTGGAGCGAATCAAGCGATGGAAAATGAGAGGCAAAGGCCGTTCAGAATGA
- a CDS encoding MinD/ParA family protein: MADQAQRLREIMQQNRAPFRPSRVIAIASGKGGVGKTCIAVNLGITLSKLGKRVVLVDADLGMANVDVLMGVIPRYNAGNVIFDGKKISDALVDGPYGLKLFAGASGLNELADLDDMHLDRFLKNLNEIENYADIMLIDTGAGISKSVLKFVLSADEAIIVTTPDPTAITDAYGIIKVIVGYEPRLPIRVVVNMVQSMNEGAQVIQRLSTVAEKFLAARLTKLGFLPRDPVVAKAVKDQIPFVLSHPQAPISNSFAQIAERLVGKEVTGYQGPVEQPSFFERFFKHFRRV, encoded by the coding sequence ATGGCTGACCAGGCGCAACGTTTACGGGAGATTATGCAGCAAAACCGGGCGCCTTTCCGGCCATCCCGGGTCATTGCCATCGCCAGCGGCAAGGGAGGGGTCGGCAAGACCTGCATCGCGGTGAACCTGGGGATCACCCTATCCAAGCTCGGCAAGCGGGTCGTGCTGGTGGACGCCGATTTGGGCATGGCCAATGTCGATGTGTTGATGGGGGTCATCCCCCGGTACAATGCGGGCAACGTCATCTTTGACGGGAAAAAAATCAGCGATGCGCTGGTCGACGGCCCCTATGGCCTCAAGCTGTTCGCGGGCGCTTCCGGCCTGAATGAGTTGGCCGATTTGGACGATATGCATTTGGACCGCTTTTTGAAAAATCTAAATGAAATTGAAAATTATGCCGATATTATGCTAATAGATACCGGAGCGGGCATTTCCAAGAGTGTTTTGAAGTTCGTGCTCTCCGCCGACGAGGCGATTATTGTCACGACGCCGGATCCGACCGCGATCACCGACGCCTATGGCATCATCAAAGTGATCGTCGGTTATGAGCCGCGGCTTCCGATCCGGGTGGTCGTGAACATGGTTCAGTCGATGAACGAAGGGGCGCAGGTCATTCAGCGGCTGAGCACGGTGGCGGAGAAATTTCTCGCCGCCCGCCTCACCAAGCTGGGTTTTTTGCCCCGGGATCCCGTCGTGGCCAAGGCTGTGAAAGATCAAATTCCTTTTGTACTGAGTCATCCCCAAGCTCCGATCAGCAACTCGTTTGCTCAGATCGCCGAACGTTTGGTGGGAAAAGAGGTAACAGGTTATCAAGGGCCGGTTGAGCAGCCCAGTTTCTTTGAACGCTTTTTTAAACATTTTCGACGGGTATAA
- a CDS encoding flagellar brake protein translates to MDLQKGDCLEVELVNQKPQHSFSARVMGLGDGWARLAIPDEWLELCRVGTSLRLFFSRKDDASYEALSRVTEWIESGFDPDTFEPFRLVKVEVPRGFLRNQRRSYVRVNVQIRVDLLYFYQDQVPITALTAESLNLSAEGVRLLTLRPFEPGARLMILLLLPQAQGVEEIYTHAEVVRSEFIPETETASPARYGTALKFLRISQINMKKILKFVYKQQELQAKSLI, encoded by the coding sequence ATGGATTTGCAAAAGGGCGATTGCCTGGAAGTTGAACTGGTGAATCAAAAGCCGCAACACTCATTCTCAGCCCGGGTCATGGGCCTGGGAGACGGCTGGGCACGGCTGGCCATTCCCGATGAGTGGCTCGAACTGTGCAGGGTCGGAACATCGTTACGGCTGTTTTTTTCGCGAAAAGACGATGCCTCCTACGAAGCCTTGTCGAGAGTTACCGAATGGATCGAGAGCGGCTTCGATCCCGATACCTTTGAACCGTTCCGGCTGGTCAAAGTCGAAGTGCCGCGGGGGTTTCTGCGGAACCAGCGCCGCTCCTATGTGCGGGTCAATGTGCAGATCCGGGTCGATCTGCTCTACTTTTACCAGGATCAGGTGCCGATCACCGCGCTGACGGCCGAATCGTTGAATCTTAGCGCCGAAGGCGTTCGGCTGCTCACTTTACGCCCGTTCGAGCCGGGGGCCCGCCTCATGATTCTGTTGCTGCTCCCGCAAGCGCAGGGAGTTGAGGAGATTTACACCCATGCCGAAGTGGTGCGCAGCGAGTTCATCCCCGAGACGGAAACCGCCTCGCCGGCCAGGTATGGCACGGCTTTGAAGTTCTTGCGAATTTCGCAGATCAATATGAAGAAGATTTTGAAATTTGTTTATAAACAGCAGGAATTACAGGCAAAAAGTCTAATTTAA
- the flhF gene encoding flagellar biosynthesis protein FlhF has translation MKVKRYVAGTIQEAIARVKSDLGRNAIILHTKQFKEGGFLGLFAERRFEVIAAVDENAAKAQLTGNSEASGRDPAVYPALRAEAAGGETAERSFAAAEERRQLTGEPLLQTLQSELGDLKKLIMKVTTPLEEAAEKNSSLAAARKQLRELQLEEDVIDELLLQIPNHVLNNPNVSEKIVLARCGHALVNSLQFDGGIQQGDPQKQQIVAFIGPTGVGKTTTIAKLAANFSLYHGRKVGLVTLDTFRIAAVEHLKTYGDIINLPVEVIYSEDDFDRALEKLRECDLILVDTAGRSPYNQLMLNDLKRFLSHPEINQIMLVISATTQYHDMQKIVERFSLISFTHLIFSKLDETDHIGPIINLAWKNKIPLAYLTTGQNVPDDIELANPARLISHLYKGAVHG, from the coding sequence ATGAAAGTAAAACGCTACGTAGCCGGGACGATTCAGGAAGCAATCGCCCGGGTCAAAAGTGATCTGGGACGGAACGCCATTATCTTACATACCAAACAGTTCAAAGAGGGCGGCTTTTTGGGGCTCTTCGCCGAGCGCCGTTTCGAAGTGATCGCGGCGGTGGATGAAAATGCCGCCAAAGCGCAACTCACTGGCAACAGCGAGGCAAGCGGCCGGGACCCGGCCGTTTATCCGGCGCTCCGCGCCGAAGCGGCCGGCGGCGAGACCGCGGAACGCAGCTTTGCCGCAGCGGAGGAACGCCGACAGCTGACCGGCGAGCCGCTCTTGCAAACGCTCCAATCCGAACTGGGCGACTTGAAAAAGCTCATCATGAAAGTGACGACACCCCTGGAAGAGGCGGCCGAGAAGAACTCCTCGCTGGCGGCGGCCCGCAAGCAACTTCGCGAGCTGCAGTTGGAAGAAGATGTGATCGACGAGTTGTTGTTGCAAATCCCCAATCATGTCTTGAATAATCCGAATGTCTCGGAGAAGATCGTTTTGGCCCGTTGCGGCCACGCCTTAGTCAATTCACTGCAGTTTGACGGCGGGATCCAACAAGGAGACCCCCAGAAACAACAGATTGTGGCCTTCATTGGCCCGACCGGAGTGGGAAAAACCACGACCATCGCCAAACTGGCGGCTAATTTCAGTCTTTATCACGGCCGCAAAGTCGGCCTGGTCACGCTGGATACCTTCCGGATCGCGGCCGTGGAGCATCTCAAGACCTATGGCGACATCATCAATCTGCCGGTGGAAGTGATCTATTCGGAAGACGATTTTGACCGGGCCTTGGAGAAGCTGCGGGAATGCGACCTGATTCTGGTGGATACGGCGGGCCGGAGCCCTTACAACCAGCTGATGCTGAATGATCTGAAGCGTTTTCTGTCGCATCCCGAGATTAACCAGATCATGCTGGTGATCAGCGCCACCACTCAATATCACGACATGCAGAAGATCGTCGAGCGTTTCTCGCTCATCTCCTTCACTCATTTGATCTTTTCCAAATTGGACGAGACCGACCATATTGGACCCATTATCAATCTGGCGTGGAAAAATAAGATTCCCCTGGCGTATTTGACCACGGGCCAGAATGTCCCCGACGATATCGAGCTGGCCAACCCCGCCCGGTTAATCTCTCATCTGTACAAGGGGGCCGTGCATGGCTGA
- the fliP gene encoding flagellar type III secretion system pore protein FliP (The bacterial flagellar biogenesis protein FliP forms a type III secretion system (T3SS)-type pore required for flagellar assembly.), with the protein MGMNRSLGIWLGGLSLLIAISHPVWGAAPTIPIPRVELGVGAANTPAETAQSLQILLLLTILSLAPAILMMTTSFIRIVIVLSFTRSAIGTNQMPPNQVMIGLALFLTFFTMAPTWTTVNDTALQPYLKGRLSQEAALEKGMEPIRQFMFKQTRTKDLKLFLQAAKLERPRNQQAIPSRVLIPAFIISELKTAFQIGFMIFIPFLVIDMIVASTLMSMGMMMLPPVMISLPFKILLFVMVDGWHLIARSLLLSFQ; encoded by the coding sequence ATGGGAATGAACCGATCGCTCGGAATATGGCTGGGCGGTTTGTCACTGCTCATCGCCATCAGCCATCCCGTATGGGGGGCGGCGCCGACCATTCCCATACCCAGAGTGGAGTTGGGCGTGGGGGCCGCCAATACTCCGGCCGAGACCGCGCAAAGCCTGCAGATCCTGTTATTGCTGACGATATTGTCCCTGGCTCCCGCCATCTTGATGATGACGACGTCGTTCATCCGGATCGTCATCGTGCTCTCCTTTACGCGCAGCGCCATCGGGACCAACCAAATGCCCCCGAACCAAGTCATGATCGGCCTGGCCCTGTTTTTAACCTTCTTTACCATGGCGCCCACTTGGACGACGGTGAATGACACGGCCTTGCAACCCTATCTGAAGGGCCGGCTGAGTCAGGAAGCGGCGCTGGAGAAGGGGATGGAGCCGATCCGTCAGTTTATGTTCAAACAGACCCGCACCAAGGATCTGAAACTCTTTCTGCAAGCGGCCAAGCTGGAGCGCCCCCGGAATCAACAGGCGATCCCTTCCCGGGTGCTGATTCCCGCTTTTATTATCAGCGAGTTAAAGACCGCCTTTCAAATCGGCTTTATGATCTTCATCCCGTTCCTGGTGATCGATATGATCGTCGCCAGCACGCTGATGTCGATGGGCATGATGATGCTGCCCCCGGTCATGATCTCGCTGCCGTTTAAGATCTTATTATTTGTGATGGTGGATGGCTGGCATTTGATAGCGCGGTCGCTGCTCCTCAGCTTCCAATAG
- the flhA gene encoding flagellar biosynthesis protein FlhA yields MAQAMNRTGIFSWNSLRNGEVVVALIVTLVLTMFIIPLPSVMLDLFITLNICGGFAIVLLTTYVQKSLEFSVFPTLLLLTTLFRLALSVSSTRLILLNAEAGRVIEAFGQVVAGHNYVVGFVMFIILTIIQFLVITKGSERVAEVAARFTLDAMPGKQMSIDADLNAGLINETDARARRREVEREADFYGAMDGASKFVKGDAIAGILIIIINIVGGFIIGATQKGFTIQQSLQTYSLLTIGDGLVTQIPALLLSTATGILVTRSASEDNLGSDLARQLLAYPKIFYFVAGMIGFFGIIPGMPKLAFFTIAAIIGFMGYRLQTAPALNEPAAAGEGGEEAAEEVKKPENVNTLLQIDPMELEIGYRLIPLVDPNQGGDLFERVTMIRRQTALELGMVLPPIRIRDNMQLLPTSYVIKIKGVEVTKGEIIPNHYLAMDPGIVAQPVEGIATTEPAFGLPAIWITEAQRDEAEISGYTVVDPPSVLATHLTEVIKSHAYELLGRQEVQSLINNLKEEYNVVVGELIPNLMTIGEVQKVLVNLLKEGIPIRNLVTVLETLADYAPMTKDPELLTEYVRQALNRQITKMVQSEDGVIRVITLDPELEQTLLKIQKEAREGTGLAVDPRLIQQIYDKLGALIQEVNNSGGQPVILCSPGVRLTFRKLIERLSSRLMVLSYNEISPEAEVHSIGVVAIHS; encoded by the coding sequence ATGGCTCAAGCGATGAACCGCACTGGCATATTTTCCTGGAACTCATTGCGCAATGGCGAAGTGGTCGTGGCCCTGATCGTGACACTGGTCCTGACGATGTTCATCATTCCGCTGCCCTCGGTGATGCTGGATCTTTTTATTACGCTCAATATCTGCGGCGGCTTCGCCATCGTCCTGCTGACGACGTACGTGCAAAAAAGCCTCGAGTTTTCGGTCTTCCCGACGCTGTTATTGTTGACGACCCTTTTCCGCTTGGCGCTGAGCGTTTCCTCCACCCGTCTGATTCTGTTAAACGCGGAAGCCGGAAGGGTGATTGAGGCTTTCGGCCAGGTGGTGGCCGGCCATAACTACGTGGTTGGCTTTGTAATGTTCATTATTCTGACGATCATTCAGTTCCTGGTCATCACCAAGGGCTCGGAACGCGTGGCCGAGGTGGCCGCCAGGTTTACCCTGGATGCCATGCCCGGCAAACAGATGAGCATCGACGCCGATCTGAACGCCGGATTAATCAATGAGACGGACGCCCGCGCCCGCCGCCGCGAGGTGGAGCGGGAAGCGGACTTCTACGGCGCGATGGACGGGGCCAGCAAATTCGTAAAGGGCGACGCCATCGCCGGCATTCTGATCATTATCATCAACATCGTGGGCGGTTTCATTATCGGAGCCACCCAGAAAGGGTTCACGATCCAACAGTCGCTGCAGACCTATTCGCTGCTGACCATCGGCGACGGCCTGGTGACCCAGATCCCGGCGCTGCTTTTGTCCACCGCCACCGGCATTCTGGTCACGCGCTCCGCTTCCGAGGACAATCTGGGGAGCGATCTGGCCCGGCAGTTGCTGGCCTATCCGAAGATCTTCTATTTCGTGGCCGGGATGATCGGCTTCTTCGGCATCATTCCGGGAATGCCGAAATTGGCCTTTTTCACCATTGCCGCGATCATCGGGTTCATGGGTTACCGCTTGCAGACCGCGCCGGCCCTCAACGAACCGGCGGCGGCCGGGGAGGGCGGCGAGGAAGCGGCCGAAGAAGTCAAAAAACCGGAGAATGTCAACACCCTGTTGCAGATCGACCCGATGGAGCTGGAGATCGGCTACCGGCTGATCCCACTGGTCGATCCGAACCAGGGCGGCGACCTCTTCGAACGGGTGACGATGATCCGGCGCCAGACCGCGTTGGAGCTGGGAATGGTCCTGCCTCCGATCCGGATCCGCGACAATATGCAGCTGCTGCCCACCTCGTATGTGATTAAAATCAAGGGCGTCGAGGTGACCAAAGGCGAGATCATTCCCAACCATTACCTGGCCATGGACCCGGGAATCGTGGCCCAGCCGGTGGAGGGCATCGCCACCACCGAGCCGGCTTTCGGGCTGCCGGCGATCTGGATCACCGAAGCCCAGCGCGACGAGGCCGAAATCTCCGGCTATACCGTGGTGGATCCGCCCTCGGTCCTGGCGACGCACCTGACGGAGGTTATCAAGTCCCACGCCTATGAGTTGTTGGGACGGCAGGAAGTCCAGTCCCTGATCAATAATTTGAAAGAGGAATACAACGTGGTCGTCGGCGAGTTGATTCCCAACCTGATGACCATCGGCGAAGTCCAAAAAGTACTGGTCAACTTGTTAAAAGAAGGCATACCCATCCGCAATCTGGTGACCGTGCTGGAGACCCTGGCCGATTATGCGCCGATGACCAAGGATCCGGAGCTGCTCACCGAATACGTGCGGCAGGCGTTGAATCGCCAGATTACGAAGATGGTCCAGTCGGAGGACGGGGTGATCCGGGTCATCACCTTGGATCCCGAGCTGGAGCAGACGCTATTGAAGATCCAAAAAGAGGCCCGGGAAGGCACGGGCCTGGCGGTGGATCCCCGTTTGATCCAGCAAATCTACGACAAACTGGGCGCGCTGATCCAAGAAGTCAATAACTCCGGCGGCCAGCCCGTCATCCTGTGCTCCCCGGGAGTACGGCTGACATTTCGTAAATTAATCGAACGCCTCTCGTCAAGGCTGATGGTCTTATCTTATAATGAGATCAGTCCGGAAGCGGAAGTTCATTCCATTGGGGTGGTGGCAATTCATTCATGA
- the fliR gene encoding flagellar biosynthetic protein FliR, protein MNFESLVGVSLIQILLGFTRTSGLVVTAPIFQSRSVPIPVKVVISFALALVIAPFIRVQADFIRYPLGVVILILLQEVLVGLIIGFIANFAFYAVQLGGYFFDVSLGFGVVNIIDPNSGTEMPLLGQLNYLIAMVVFLAINAHHSVILALIKSYEIVGPGMLTLKKETTGVVLSAFSGMFLLGFRIGLPIIGAIFLTDVALGIISKLLPQINVFMIGFPVKILLGLMMLMLFLPVYIMVLETVFANSGDTFRAIRTILLQLHG, encoded by the coding sequence TTGAATTTTGAAAGCCTAGTGGGAGTCAGTTTAATCCAGATCTTGCTCGGGTTTACCCGGACCTCGGGCCTGGTGGTGACGGCGCCGATCTTTCAGAGCCGCAGCGTTCCGATACCGGTCAAGGTCGTGATCTCATTCGCCCTGGCGCTGGTGATAGCTCCTTTCATCCGGGTCCAAGCGGATTTTATTCGCTACCCGCTGGGCGTGGTCATCCTGATCCTGTTGCAAGAAGTGTTGGTGGGACTCATCATCGGCTTCATTGCCAACTTTGCTTTCTATGCCGTTCAGCTCGGCGGGTATTTTTTCGATGTTTCACTGGGCTTTGGAGTGGTGAACATCATCGACCCGAACTCCGGAACGGAAATGCCTTTATTGGGGCAGCTCAATTACTTGATAGCAATGGTCGTTTTTTTGGCCATCAACGCTCACCACTCCGTGATTCTGGCGTTGATCAAGAGCTATGAGATCGTGGGCCCCGGGATGCTCACCTTGAAAAAAGAGACCACCGGCGTGGTTTTGAGCGCCTTTTCCGGAATGTTCCTATTGGGGTTCCGCATCGGCCTGCCGATCATCGGCGCCATCTTCCTGACCGATGTGGCGTTGGGGATCATCTCGAAACTGCTGCCGCAGATTAATGTATTCATGATCGGTTTTCCGGTCAAAATCCTGCTGGGCCTAATGATGCTGATGCTGTTTCTCCCGGTATATATCATGGTTTTGGAGACGGTCTTCGCCAATTCGGGGGATACCTTCCGGGCGATCCGTACGATTCTGCTGCAGCTGCATGGGTAG
- a CDS encoding chemotaxis protein CheA → MEISQYLSVFMDECQEHLLTLNQSLLELEHNPDSSGILDKIFRAAHTLKGASATMGFNKMADLTHAMEDVLSKLRAKEMSLTADMMNTLFEAVDLLEILTNKIGEGKEEDIEISGVVQELRHFVTADTAVVKVERRQKLQLRYLEAEKEQIAAAMDQGAKLYHVDVTLADDCLLKGARVFMVLREIEKKGTVIRSIPTVKELEDENFELRFIIGCVSAATAGEIHKAVYNISDVANVEVEEVPLDEIQLEKRVQDAADHDKTKISSNPTVRVEIRKLDDLMNLVAELVINRSRLESLGSTLRSKELNEVVEQVGRLTLDLRDSVLKARMVPVETVFSRFPRLVRDLSKELGKQIELEIFGGETELDRTVIDEIGDPLVHIIRNAIDHGIEGIEQRRATGKPEQGKITLNAYQEGNNVIITVTDDGRGFDPKRVREKALRLGLVSPEILSEMPDEQILDFTFLPGFSTADKVTDVSGRGVGMDVVKTKVDSLGGLVHIESELGEGSRIVIRLPLTLAIIQTLMVQLGKEIYAIPSSYIDQITSLNRTDIKRVRKQEVFMLRGEVIPLIRLQDVLEIPDAKNSYFDELDVVVLKVGERLIGCVVDGLLRQQDVVIKSLGGFLGAIKGIAGATILGDGRVALILDIRAVA, encoded by the coding sequence ATGGAGATATCCCAATATTTAAGCGTTTTTATGGATGAATGTCAAGAGCATTTACTGACTCTGAACCAATCATTGCTTGAATTGGAACATAATCCGGACAGTTCCGGGATACTCGATAAAATCTTTCGAGCTGCTCATACCCTAAAAGGTGCCTCGGCTACCATGGGCTTTAACAAAATGGCCGATCTGACCCATGCGATGGAGGACGTCTTAAGCAAACTGCGGGCCAAGGAAATGAGCTTGACCGCGGATATGATGAATACGTTGTTTGAAGCCGTCGACCTTTTGGAGATCCTGACCAATAAAATCGGCGAAGGAAAAGAAGAAGACATCGAGATTAGCGGCGTAGTTCAGGAACTGCGTCATTTTGTTACCGCCGATACCGCAGTGGTCAAGGTGGAACGCCGCCAGAAACTGCAACTGCGCTATCTTGAGGCGGAGAAGGAACAGATTGCCGCCGCCATGGACCAAGGCGCCAAGCTCTATCATGTCGATGTTACGTTGGCCGATGACTGCCTGTTAAAAGGCGCCCGCGTTTTCATGGTCTTGCGGGAGATCGAGAAGAAGGGAACGGTTATCCGGAGTATTCCGACTGTAAAAGAGCTCGAAGATGAAAATTTTGAGCTTCGTTTTATTATCGGTTGCGTCTCCGCCGCTACGGCGGGGGAGATTCACAAGGCCGTCTATAACATCTCGGATGTGGCCAACGTCGAGGTCGAGGAAGTGCCGCTCGACGAGATCCAGCTGGAGAAGAGGGTTCAAGATGCGGCGGACCACGATAAGACCAAAATAAGCAGCAATCCTACCGTCCGGGTGGAAATCCGCAAGCTGGACGATTTAATGAATTTAGTCGCCGAACTGGTCATCAACCGCTCGCGTTTGGAGTCGCTCGGCTCGACTCTCCGCTCCAAGGAACTGAATGAAGTGGTTGAACAGGTGGGCCGTTTGACTTTGGATCTGCGGGACAGCGTCCTCAAAGCGCGCATGGTCCCGGTGGAGACGGTCTTCTCCCGTTTTCCGCGCCTGGTGAGGGATCTCTCCAAGGAACTCGGTAAACAGATTGAGCTGGAGATCTTTGGCGGCGAGACGGAGTTGGACCGCACGGTCATCGATGAGATCGGCGATCCGTTAGTCCATATCATTCGGAATGCGATCGATCACGGCATCGAAGGCATCGAACAACGGCGCGCGACGGGCAAGCCTGAACAGGGCAAGATCACGCTCAACGCTTACCAGGAAGGAAACAATGTCATCATCACGGTCACGGATGACGGGCGCGGCTTTGATCCCAAGAGGGTCCGGGAGAAAGCCTTGCGGTTAGGTTTGGTCTCCCCCGAGATCCTCAGCGAGATGCCGGATGAGCAAATCCTCGATTTCACGTTCTTGCCCGGATTTTCTACCGCCGACAAGGTGACCGACGTTTCCGGGCGGGGCGTCGGCATGGACGTCGTCAAGACCAAAGTCGATTCGCTGGGCGGTTTGGTCCATATCGAATCGGAGCTCGGTGAGGGTTCGCGCATTGTGATCCGGCTCCCCTTGACCCTGGCGATCATCCAAACGCTCATGGTCCAGTTGGGAAAAGAGATCTATGCAATTCCTTCCAGTTATATCGACCAGATTACCAGCCTGAACCGGACGGATATCAAACGGGTCCGGAAACAGGAAGTCTTCATGTTGCGCGGTGAGGTGATCCCGCTCATCCGTTTGCAGGATGTTTTGGAGATTCCCGATGCCAAAAACAGTTACTTTGATGAGTTGGACGTGGTGGTTTTGAAAGTTGGGGAACGACTCATCGGATGCGTGGTGGACGGATTGCTGCGCCAACAGGATGTGGTCATCAAATCCCTGGGTGGTTTTCTGGGAGCGATCAAAGGGATCGCCGGAGCGACCATCCTCGGTGATGGACGCGTGGCTTTGATTCTGGATATTCGGGCCGTGGCCTAA
- the flhB gene encoding flagellar biosynthesis protein FlhB — MKFSQLRSYCKDNRLPERHPAAAFRPFDLQFFAASDPDRTEEATPKRKSEARQKGQVSKSAELNSVVVLLAAFIFINTLGSWIYSELANYMKVCLAPAALSKNLSQTNAQQLFLEHLVFFLKVFLPLGLGAMVVGILVNFLQVGPMFTIEALKPKFSRINPISGMQRLLGIQGLVELAKSVIKLLIISYFAYSTIRDHLFSLLDVVAQSPLDTAVLIWTIIYQVALKICVFLLILAIFDYLYQRWEFNKSLRMTKKEVKDEYKQLEGNPQIKNKIRQRQRQIAARRMMQDVPKADVIITNPTHLAIAIRYDAAEMAAPVVVAKGEGFIAQKIKEIAKAHDVSVVENKPLAQTLYKTVEIGEAIPANLYKAVAEVLAFVYRLKRRFA, encoded by the coding sequence ATGAAGTTTTCCCAGTTGCGATCATATTGCAAAGATAACCGGCTGCCAGAGCGGCACCCCGCGGCGGCGTTCCGTCCCTTCGATTTACAATTTTTCGCCGCGTCGGATCCGGACCGGACCGAAGAAGCGACTCCCAAGCGGAAGAGCGAGGCCAGGCAGAAGGGGCAGGTATCCAAGAGCGCCGAGTTGAACTCGGTGGTTGTTTTATTGGCAGCCTTTATTTTCATTAATACCCTGGGCAGCTGGATCTATTCGGAATTGGCCAATTACATGAAAGTCTGCCTGGCGCCGGCGGCGCTTTCCAAAAATCTATCCCAGACTAATGCTCAGCAGCTCTTCCTCGAACATCTGGTGTTTTTCCTGAAGGTCTTCCTGCCGCTGGGGTTGGGCGCGATGGTCGTGGGAATCCTGGTCAATTTCTTACAAGTGGGTCCGATGTTCACCATCGAGGCGCTGAAGCCGAAGTTCAGCCGGATCAATCCCATCAGCGGCATGCAGCGTCTCCTGGGGATCCAGGGCCTGGTGGAGCTGGCCAAGTCCGTTATCAAGCTGTTGATCATCAGCTATTTTGCTTATTCGACCATCCGCGACCATCTGTTTTCGCTCCTGGATGTGGTGGCCCAATCGCCGCTGGACACGGCGGTGCTGATCTGGACGATCATCTACCAGGTGGCGCTGAAGATCTGCGTATTCCTTCTCATCCTGGCGATCTTCGACTATCTCTATCAGCGCTGGGAGTTCAATAAAAGCTTGCGGATGACCAAAAAAGAGGTCAAAGACGAGTACAAGCAATTGGAAGGCAATCCGCAGATCAAAAACAAAATCCGGCAACGGCAGCGCCAAATCGCGGCGCGCCGCATGATGCAGGATGTTCCCAAGGCGGATGTGATCATCACCAACCCGACCCATCTGGCGATCGCCATCCGCTACGACGCGGCGGAGATGGCCGCGCCGGTGGTGGTCGCCAAGGGCGAGGGCTTTATCGCCCAAAAGATCAAAGAGATTGCCAAGGCCCATGATGTCAGCGTCGTGGAGAATAAACCGCTGGCGCAGACCTTATATAAAACCGTGGAGATCGGGGAAGCCATTCCGGCCAACCTCTATAAAGCAGTCGCCGAAGTCCTGGCCTTCGTCTATCGCCTGAAGCGCCGCTTCGCTTGA
- the fliQ gene encoding flagellar biosynthesis protein FliQ, whose translation MTDTFVTAVTREALWTILLISAPLLGIGLVVGLVISIFQATTQIHEQTLSFIPKLVAILVSMVIFGPWMLHTLVSFADKILGNLNQFTFIR comes from the coding sequence TTGACCGATACATTTGTGACGGCTGTTACCCGCGAAGCCTTGTGGACGATTCTGTTGATCTCCGCGCCGTTGCTTGGAATCGGCCTGGTGGTCGGCCTGGTCATCAGCATCTTTCAAGCGACGACGCAGATCCATGAACAGACCCTGTCGTTCATTCCGAAGCTCGTCGCCATCCTGGTATCGATGGTCATCTTCGGACCCTGGATGTTGCATACGCTGGTTTCATTTGCCGATAAGATACTGGGCAATTTGAACCAATTCACTTTTATCAGGTAG